Within the Sulfitobacter sp. JL08 genome, the region ATATCGAACTGGGGCCGGGCAAGACGCTGTCTCCTCGGGATCGCCATCGCCTGGGCGGTGATTTGCAGGATCAGGTCAGCGTCCCGACGGGCCGCCTGATCCGCGCCCTGAACAACCATTTCGAAGGGTTGATCCTGTTCACCATCGCCTGCGTGGTGATCGCCCTTACAGATCAATCCACCCCTTTCACGGCCAGTTGCGCATGGGTTTATCTGGTCGCACGGATCGCCTACATTCCGGCCTATGCATTTGGCCTTAGCCCTTGGCGCAGCCTGATCTGGGCGGTGGGGTTTCTGGCCACGACATTCATGCTGTTCGCGGCGCTGATCTAATTCGGGCGGTCCGACCGCCCCAAAATCAAAGGATAAACCAATGGCATCTTATGACGTGATCATCATCGGCTCGGGCCCCGGCGGCTATGTCTGCGCCATCCGCTGCGCACAACTTGGCCTAAAGGTGGCGTGCGTCGAAGGGCGCGATACGCTGGGCGGCACCTGCCTGAACGTCGGCTGTATCCCGTCCAAGGCCCTGCTGCACGCCAGCCATATGCTGCACGAGGCCGAACACAATTTCGCAGAGATGGGGCTTAAGGGCAAAAGCCCGTCAGTCGACTGGAAACAGATGCTCGCCTACAAGCAAAGCACGGTTGATACCAACACCAAAGGCATCGAATTCCTGTTCAAGAAGAACAAGATCGACTGGCTGAAAGGCTGGGGCAGCATCCCCGAGGCTGGCAAGGTCAAGGTGGGCGATGACGTGCACGAGGCCAAGAACATCATCATCGCAACCGGATCGGAACCGGCCCCGCTCAAGGGTGTCGACGTGGATGAAAAGGTGGTTGTCACCTCGACCGGCGCGCTGGAACTGGGCAAGGTGCCCAAGAAAATGGTGGTGATCGGCGCGGGTGTGATCGGCCTTGAACTGGGTAGCGTCTATGCCCGTCTGGGATCAGAGGTGACAGTGATCGAATTTCTGGATGCGATCACGCCCGGCATGGACGGCGAAGTGCAAAAAGTGTTCAAGCGGATGCTGGGCAAACAGGGGATCAAATTCATCATGGGCGCCGCCGTTCAAAAGACAGAGGCGACCAAGACCAAGGCCAAGGTGACCTATAAACTGCGCAAGGATGACAGTGAACACGTGGTTGACGCCGATACCGTGCTGCTGGCAACGGGGCGCAAACCCTATACGGACGGTCTGGGGCTGGATGCACTGGGCGTCGAAATGTCCGAGCGCGGCATGATCAAGACCGACGAACACTGGCAGACCAATGTCAAAGGTATCTATGCCATCGGTGATGCCATCGCCGGCCCGATGCTGGCGCACAAGGCCGAAGACGAAGGCATGGCCGCAGCGGAAACGGTGGCGGGCAAACACGGGCATGTAAATTACGGTGTCATTCCCGGTGTGATCTATACGCATCCCGAAGTGGCCAATGTTGGTGAAACCGAAGAGAGCCTGAAAGAACAGGGACGCGCCTTTAAGGTGGGCAAGTTCAGCTTTATGGGCAATGCGCGCGCCAAGGCGGTGTTTGCGGGCGACGGGTTCGTCAAAATTCTGGCAGACAAGGAAACCGATCGCATTCTGGGGGCGCATATCATCGGCCCCGCTGCCGGTGATCTGATCCACGAGGTGTGTGTTGCCATGGAATTCGGCGCATCCGCGCAGGATCTGGCGATGACATGCCACGCCCATCCCACCTACTCCGAGGCTGTGCGCGAAGCCGCTCTGGCCTGCGGCGACGGGCCGATCCACATGTAAGCGGACCGGCGCGCGGGTTTACTGCCGCCGGATATCGACGCGGCGGTTCAACGCCTTGCCATCTGCCGTGTCATTGCTGGCTACGGGCTCCGTTTCGCCTTTGCCGACGGGCCCCAACCGGGCGCCGTCTATGCCTTGGCCGACCAGCCAGTTGACCACGCTTTGCGCGCGCCGGTTTGACAGGTCAAGATTATAGGCATCTTCGCCATCGCTGTCCGTATGCCCTTCTATATCCACAACAAGGTCGGGCGCAGCCGTCAGCGCGGCCAGCAACCGTTCCAATGCGCCGGTGGCAGATGGTTTGGGAACATCGCTGTCCACCTCGAAATAGATGCCGTAAAGGCGCGCAACCCCTTCGGTCTCTAATGCCGTCACGATCGGATCGGGCGGCGCGCTTGTTTCAGTTGCTGCAGGTGTCGGGCTACACGGCGTCGTGGTGCCTTCGGGCGCGACCGGTCCGGCCCAGACCGACCGGCTGCGCTGGCGGTATCGGACACCAGCGAGGGCGCCTGTGTTGTCGACCGTCAGGAATGCCGTGCCGGTGATCCCCTGATCGGACCGCCACGACAGCAGCGCAACCCCGTCAACCACCGATCCGGTTACCGTACCCGTGCTAAGCCCGCTATTGTCCGTGAAACACCCAAGGATCAGATCATCCGCCTGCACCAGTTCCACGAAATTCTTGCGCCCGGTCTGAAACACGCCGGTAAACCGGTCCACATCATCAGGCACGGTCAATTCCCCGTGCGCAATCACTTCGGCAAAGTACAGAAACGCGGCATCCGGCGATTGTGCGCTTTCCACGGTAACGCGCAGCCAGCGCATCGGTGTGGTGTTCGTTACATCTGCCAATGTCGCCCCGTCCTCGGCCGCGCTGAAACGCGCCAGTTCGACATATCCGGTTTCGGGGCCGTCTGCGGAACCTTCAATCAACACATCCTTGGCCGAACCACCCGCGACACCGCCGGGCCGGGGGCCGGCACCGTGAATACCTACCTTGGTCAACAGGGCCGGGGACAGAAGTTCAAAGACAAAGGAATAGGGCGGCGGGTTTTTCTTGGTGCTCATGCTCCATGTGCTGGACGGATCGCCATCGGTCAGGGCAAGGCCGGCTGTCGGATCATGATCGGACGGCAGCAGGATCGCGCCTTTCGCCAGTGTCAGCAGATCATCAGGCTGCGATGTCTGCGCCGCAACGGGGCGGATCATCGCCGCCGTACAGCTCAGAACCAGCCATATATACAAAAACCGCATTGCAACCCCCCGTTTCGCTTAACGCATCCTGCCTGCAAGGCTAGGGCAAAGCAGGAAATCGGGCAACAACTGCGGTGTCAGGCTACCACATCGTCTTGGCGGCACGTGCGGCCCACGCATCGTCATAGGCTGCACCGCCTTCTTCCCCGTCGGTAATCTCAGCCATGATCTGGCCGATCGTCGGCAGATCCGCGCTGTCATCTGCGCCGCCCCAGATGTCTGCCCGCAACAGCGCGCGCGCACACTGGCTGTAAACCTCGTGTATTGAGATAACGATCACCGTCGCCGGCTGCCGTCCACCTTTGTCAAAACGGGCCCGAAGCGTTGCATCAGTGGTCAGCTGTGCCCGCCCGTTGATACGCATCACGTTATTGGAACCGGGAACCAAGAACATCAGCGAAACCCGTCCGTCACTGACGATATTGCGCAGGGTATCCAGCCGATTGTTCCCCCGCCAGTCGGGCATGGCCAGTGTTCTGGCATCCAGTTCCTGCACCACCGCGCTGTCATCGCCACGCGGGCTGCCATCCGTTCCGTCCGGTCCGACCGTGGACAGAATGCACAAACGCGATGCCATGATCCATTTGCGATAAAGCGGCGTCAGACCGGGCGTGACCTTGCGCAGGGAAACTGCGCCGGGCTCACCGTAAAGTGCCTCAAGCGCATCAATGTCCTTAATGTACTCCATCAGGATCAAACCCCGCTTCGCGCATCAGCGCGTCTGATCGCGCTTCCACGTCATGTTCCAGTTTCGCCATGAAAACATCCCGGCGCAAACCCGGCGCAATCGGTTCCATGAATTCGACGATCGCAACGCCGGGGTATCGCATGATGCCTTTTCGCGGCCATAAAACACCGACATTGGTGGCCACCGGCACACAGGGCTGGTTCAACTGCTCGTACAAGACGCCGGTTCCAACCTTGTAGGGCGCCTTGACCCCCGGTTTGATCCGTGTGCCTTGCGAATAGATGATCAACTGCCCCGCTTCCTGCTGGCCCGACGCGACATCTGCTACCATTTTTTCAATCGCGGCACCGCGTTTGCCGCGATCCACCGCAACGCAGTTCAGCAACCGCGCATATTGCCCGATGATCGGAGTCCACAAGATTTCCTTTTTCATGATGAACTTAGCAGCCGGTAGTGCCGTGAAAATCATCATGATATCCAGAAAGGACTGATGCTTGGATGCAATCAGCGTTTCGCCTGTTGGCGGGGTGCCACGCACTTCGGTTTTGATGCCGACCATCCAGCTTGCCGTCCAGAACACCCAGCGGGAATAGGTTTTGCAACAAATCCGCGCGCCATTCCGGCTGAACATGGCCCAAGGCGCAAAGACCAGCCCGATGACAGGCATCATCAGATAGATTTGACCCACAAACAGCAGCGACCGGACCCATTGGATGGCAAATGCAATACCGCTCATGCCAGTTCCGCCAACGTGCGCTGTGCCGCAAAACGTGTCGCGCTAAAGGCGACAACGGCAGCGGCAAAAGGGATCACCATGGGAAGAAGCCAGTGCCGCCCCTGATAGCCTAGCCCGGTTAAAAATCCGCCTTCATCTGATGCGGACGGCAACAGGAAAACAGCAGCCAGGCCAAGGATCATACCGGCTGCAGCGCCGACAAAAGCACGCAAGGTGAACCGGCGCACAAAAGCTTTGGCAATGTAATTGTCCTTTGCCCCGACAAGCCGAAGTACGGCGATCAATTGCGCATTCGCGGCCAGCGCGGCATTGGCGGCCAGCGTAATCATCGCCGCCATCGTCAACCCGATCAAGACAATCGAAACCCACCCCAACAAACGCAACCTGTCGGCCGCATGAACCAGCGGGGTCCGCCAGCGTGTGTGATCATCCAGAACGGCACCGGGCGCTTCGGCCTGCAAGCGCAATCGCAAACCAGCCGCATCATATCCCGGTTTGTCCTGAACCACTTCTATCAACTGCGGCACCGGCAGATCGGCCAACGGCACATCCGGGCCAAACCAGGGCGCCAGCAGAACCTGTTGTTCCTCAAGCGACAGTACGCGCACGGTTTCAATGCCGGCGGTGGTTTCCAGCACCCGAACCGCCGCCGCCGTTTGCGCCGCCATCTGATTCTGGGGCGCCGTTATGCGAACCGTCGCGCTTTGGGCAAGTTCGTTGCCCCATCGTTCTGCCAAACGTCCCGTAGCAAGCGAAAGCGCAAGGGCGAAAACCACCAGAAAGGCCATCGCGCCAGATACGAAAATCGTCAACTGCGCCGTAAATCCTGTCGGTGGTACGATACGGTCTGCCTGCACATCACCGGTCAGCAAGGATGCAATGGCGCGGCTGTTCAATTTCATAGATCGGCCCCCGCAAGTTGCAGGCGCCGGTTCGAAATACGCAAGACACGTGCCTGCACCTCGCTTTTGGCAGCGCGGATCAGGGCAAGATCATGTGTCGCAATCAGGATCGTCTTGCCCATCTTGTTCAGCTCGACAAGAAGCCTAAGCAGGCGTTGCGACATTTCCCAATCAACATTTCCGGTGGGCTCATCAGCCAGAACAACATCAGGCGACATGATAACGGCCCGGGCCAGGGCCGCACGTTGCCGCTCGCCTCCGGACAATTCGGGCGGCAATGCATCGCCGCGGCTCGACAATCCGACCCATTGCATCAACTCGCGCAGGTTTTCTGCCTCGCCCGCGGCATCTCGTCCTGAAACGGTCAGCGGCAAGGCCAGGTTTTCAGACACCGACAAATGATCCAGAAACTGGCAATCCTGATGCACGACACCCACCCGGCGACGCAGCATCGCCACATCATCGCGCGTCAGGGCCCGCACATCCGTATCAAACAGGCGAACATGGCCTGACGTGGGCAACAAAGCCCCATAACACAGCTTGAGCAACGTTGTTTTACCGGCACCGGACGGACCTGTCAGAAAATGGAACGATCCGGCAGACAATTTGACGGATATATCGCTCAGCAGTTCACCACCACCATAGCTATAGGCCACATTTTCAAGCTCGATCACGCGTGCGTCCGCCTTTGTTTTCTGCCGGTGTTGTGCCTGACACGCTGCGCAGTTTCAATTCCCCACATGGACAAATTGGCATCATATGCAAACGCGCTTCACCAACTCGGGTTATTGCACTTTTTTCGCGCCTTGTTACAAGATATAGGATGATCAAGACGCTAAAAGGCGACATCACGAGTGGATGAGGCAGTAAAATGCGATTGATTTGCCCGAATTGCGGCGCGCAATACGAAGTCCCGGATGAGGTGATACCTCTGGACGGGCGGGATGTGCAGTGCTCGAATTGTGGCGATACCTGGTTCCAGTCGCACCCTGATCACGCTCAGGCAACGGACGATGATCTTGAAACTCTCACGGCGGATGATGATGCCGAAGAACAGGATCAAGCACCCGAACCGGAAGACCAGCCCGAGACAAAACCCGAGGAAAGTGCCGAACCGAAACCCGATGCCGAAGAAAAGCCGCGGCGGGATCTTGATCCTGCTGTCGCCGAAATTCTGCAACAGGAAGCCGCGCACGAGGCATCAAAACGCAGCAGCGAAAAATCCTCTAACCTTGAAACACAGCCTGATCTGGGCTTGCAGGCCGCCGAAGACGACGCAACACGCCGGTCTCGCGAAGCGCGCGAACGGATGGCCCGGATGCGCGGCGAAGGCTCGGAAACACCTGTTGCGGACAACGCGGCAGATGCGCTTGGATCGCGGCGCGATCTGCTTCCCGACATCGACGAAATCAATTCGACCCTGCGCTCGGCAAGCGACCGGCAGACCGATATCGGCGATGCCGGTGTCTACGAAGACGTCGAAATCATGCGCAAGCGCAGCGGATTCCGTCGCGGTTTTACGCTGACGATCCTGATCGCAGCGATATTGGCCGTGATCTACGTTTTTGCGCCGAAAATCTCGGAAACCGTCCCGCAAGCGGAACCTGCTCTGAACAGTTATGTCATTCTGGTGGACAACGGACGTGTCGTTCTTGACGGCTATGTCACGTCGATCCTTGAGTGGCTGGATGAAAAAGCGTCAGGCGGCGCGGGCGGTTAAGGTTAGAACCGGTCCAGCAGACGTTTCAGATATTCCAGTTCGATATCGGGCCGATCCCCGTCACCCGAACGGCGCCGGATTTCATCCAGCAGTTCGCGCGCGCGCCGATAAACGTCTTCGCCCTGCAACAATCCCTCATCGGTTCCCATAGATCCGTTTGATCCGGCATTGCGCCCCAGCGGGTCGCGGTTTTGCGCCTGACGGTTGCCTTCCGCAGTGCCCTGACCGGGTTGGTTGCGTTGTTCCTGTGCCATTGCCTCGCCAAGATTGCGCATCCCTTCGCGCAGCGCTTCCATCGCTTCGGATTGCTGGTCGATCGCACCGGCATAATCATCCTCGCGCAACGCTTCCTCTGCGCCGTCCATCGCGCGCCCTGCACGATCCAGCGCGTCACGCGCGGCATCGCCCTCGGGTGTTCCGGCGCCGGGCAGATTGCCTTGCTGACGGCCCAGTTCCTGACGCAAAGCCTGTTGGCGGTCGGCAAGACTGCCAGACCCCTGGGCCTGATTGTCGCCCTGTTCTTCGCCATTCCCCTGACCCTGGCCGCCTTGTCCTTCGTGGCTCTGGCCGCGGCCCTGCCCGCCATTTCGGCCTTCGTTCCCTTGGCTTTCACCAGCTTGCGCGCCCGGATTGAACTGCTCTTGCAGATCCCGGAATGCCTGATCCGACAGACCCTGTTGTTCACGCAGGGTTTCGGCAAGCCCTTCCATCGCCTGTTCGCCCGGCGATTGGCCACCCTGCCCTTGTCCTTGCGTCACACGCATGTTTTCCATCATTTGCTGCAACTCTTGCAGCGCCTGCTGGGCTTCGGCCATACGGCCCTGTTCCATCAGCTCCTGAATGCGATCCATCATCGCTTGCAGGTCATCCTGCGTCATCTGCATGGAATTCTCGGCCGACTGGCGTTCGTCGCTCTGCTCGCCTTCCTGCTGGGCCTGACGTGACAACTGGCGGATGTAGTCATCGCTTGCATCGCGCAGTTCCTGCATCAGTTCCGCGATTTCCTGATCGGAAGCGCCGTTCTTCATCGCTTCGGCCAGTTGTTCCTGCGCGCGGCGAAGCCTTTCAAGCGCATCGGACAAATCGCCCTCTTCCAGCATGATCGCAAGATCCCACATCGCCAAGGCGATTTCATCCTGCTGTTCTGGAGATACACCGTAAGGGGCCAGCGCTTCAATCCGGCGCAGGATGGTCCGCAACCGCAGGTAAGCGGTTTCCGAGCGGAACACTTCATCGGGGCGGTGCGAGACCGCACGCAGCACTTGCGCGATGCGCCCCGCATTCGAAGCGGCCCACAAAAGATCGCGCCGCTGTTCGATAACGGCGGCCGCCATCGGATCAAAGAACCTTCGCCCCGGCAGGGTCATCGGCTTGCCAGCGGCTTGTGTGCTCTGTTCCAGCGCATCCTGGGCGTTAAGCGTGACGATCACCGGAAGATTGGAAAACGGATGTTGGGAAAAGTTTTCAATCAGGCTTTCCGCGTAATTGCGCCTGTCCCCTGTGATCGGTGTCGGCAATGGCACGACAATCGCCTCGCGCGGGTCCGGTTGGGCGGCCAGCCCGTAACGGCGATCAACCGAGTCCAGATCAAGCGTGATCCGCGCAGTTCCAAATTCCACACCGTAATCATCGCGCGCCTCGAACGGCAGGGTCATTTCGCCAACGGCAGACGCTTCGGCCGGGCCGGTGATTTCAATCTGCGGCGGTGTGTCAGAGACAAGATCGACGGCCCAACTGCGCCCGCCTTCACCGTTGATCGTGATGTTTCCGCTGCGTGTGACAGTAAATTCCTGGGTCGGTGATGCCTGCCCTTCAGCCGGTACATCGGACATTGCCGGCGAAACCGTTTCGGTCACATTCAGCGCGCCCACTTCACCATAAAGGCGCAGGGTTATCGTACTTCCCTGTGCAACGCGCAATGACGGGTCAGTGATATCGTTCAGATAGACAGTCGGCAGGCCGGTATAACGGGGCGGTTCCACCCAGCCTTCCCATGTGGGCCCGTTCGGTACCGCCGCCGATGCACCGGCCAGATTGCCAACCGTACCGACCCGCCAGACGGATCCGAACAGCAGGGCGACCAGAAACACAAGTACCGCGACATATCGCAAAGCAAACGGATCGCGCCGAGAAATACGCAGATCGGGCTGAACTGGTTTCGCATCCTTGGTGCGTGCGGCCATCCGGGATTGATGCGCCCGCCACACAGCCATCGCACTGGCATCATCCGCGCCGATTGCGGCATCATCCATCAGCGCCTGAATGGGCCGTCCCGGCAGGGTTGCATCCAGCTTTGCCACCGCTTCGGCCCGCGTGGGCCACGCGAAACTGCGGATGCCCAGCATCAGGAAAACCAACGCGCCCAGCGCCGATAACACGACACCGCCCCACAGCACTTCCAGCGCAAGCATGTCCTGCACGCCCAGCATCAACAGACCGATCACCGCCAGACACAGCGACAGGAACGGCCAGAAACTGCGCAGTGCGCGTTCAGCAACCATACCGTTTTGGGTCAACCGCACCGGCCAGCGCAGGCTTTTCAGACTGCGGCGCATTTCATGGCGGGAAAAAGATGCCATCGCGTTCTCCGGTGGCGCAAACGCGGAACTGCGCTACAACCACTCTGGGATGGTATCGCGATTTATCATTTCGTCAAAGGTTGGACGTGAGCGAATAACCGCAAATTGATCACCATTGACCAAAACCTCGGGAATCATCGGTCTGGTATTGTATTCGCTGCTCATGACAGCGCCATAAGCGCCGGCGCTGCGAAACGCGACAAGATCACCCGCATCCAGTGGCGGCATCATTCTTTGTTTTGCAAACGTATCACCGGATTCGCAGACCGGACCGACGATATCATAGGGCTGCTGTTCAACGGCTGCGTCGGGTTCAAGCAACGGAACGATATCATGATAGGCGTCATACATCGCCGGCCGGATCAGATCGTTCATAGCCGCATCAAGGATCAAAAAATCACGGCCTTCGCCCGACTTGACATAAATGACCTCGCTCACCAGCACGCCGGCGTTGCCCACGATCAGGCGGCCCGGTTCAATTTCCACCTCGCACCCCAGATGGCCGACGCATTTCTTGATCAACGCACCGTATTCCGACGGCAACGGTGGTGCCTCGTTTGATCTGGCGTAGGGAATGCCAAGACCGCCACCCAGATCAAGGCGGCGGATATCATGCCCATCGGCACGCAGTTGTTCTGTCAGTTCGGCAACTTTCAGATAAGCCTGTTCAAACGGGGCCAGATCGACCAGTTGCGATCCGATGTGAACATCGATCCCGATCACATCAAGCCCCGGCATTGCGCCTGCCGTTGCATAGACGTCGCGCGCCCGGGCAATCGGAATGCCGAATTTGTTTTCGGATTTTCCCGTCGCGATCTTGGCATGGGTCTTGGCATCGACATCCGGGTTGACGCGAATGGTGATGGGCGCGATTTTTCCCAGCTCAAGCGCAACAGAATTTAACAGCGCCATTTCGGGTTCGGATTCCACGTTGAACTGCCGGATACCAACGGTCAACGCCATACGCATTTCATCCGCGGTTTTTCCGACACCGGAAAACACGATCTTGTCGCCGGGCACGCCCGCCGCCTTTGCCCGCAGATATTCACCGCCCGAAACGACATCCATACCCGCGCCCGCATTTGCCAGCGTTTTCAATATCGCCTGATTGCTGGCGGCCTTCATGGCGTAACAGACCAGATGGTCCATGCCGGCCAATGCGTCATCAAACAGCCTGAAATGGCGCAAAAGCGTTGCTGTGGAATACGCATAGAACGGCGTTCCAACCGTGGCCGCTATTTCGCTGAGCGGCACGT harbors:
- a CDS encoding MAPEG family protein, which encodes MTLELTVLTLAALLQVVQYVLMAVPANIELGPGKTLSPRDRHRLGGDLQDQVSVPTGRLIRALNNHFEGLILFTIACVVIALTDQSTPFTASCAWVYLVARIAYIPAYAFGLSPWRSLIWAVGFLATTFMLFAALI
- the lpdA gene encoding dihydrolipoyl dehydrogenase, which produces MASYDVIIIGSGPGGYVCAIRCAQLGLKVACVEGRDTLGGTCLNVGCIPSKALLHASHMLHEAEHNFAEMGLKGKSPSVDWKQMLAYKQSTVDTNTKGIEFLFKKNKIDWLKGWGSIPEAGKVKVGDDVHEAKNIIIATGSEPAPLKGVDVDEKVVVTSTGALELGKVPKKMVVIGAGVIGLELGSVYARLGSEVTVIEFLDAITPGMDGEVQKVFKRMLGKQGIKFIMGAAVQKTEATKTKAKVTYKLRKDDSEHVVDADTVLLATGRKPYTDGLGLDALGVEMSERGMIKTDEHWQTNVKGIYAIGDAIAGPMLAHKAEDEGMAAAETVAGKHGHVNYGVIPGVIYTHPEVANVGETEESLKEQGRAFKVGKFSFMGNARAKAVFAGDGFVKILADKETDRILGAHIIGPAAGDLIHEVCVAMEFGASAQDLAMTCHAHPTYSEAVREAALACGDGPIHM
- a CDS encoding OmpA family protein, coding for MRFLYIWLVLSCTAAMIRPVAAQTSQPDDLLTLAKGAILLPSDHDPTAGLALTDGDPSSTWSMSTKKNPPPYSFVFELLSPALLTKVGIHGAGPRPGGVAGGSAKDVLIEGSADGPETGYVELARFSAAEDGATLADVTNTTPMRWLRVTVESAQSPDAAFLYFAEVIAHGELTVPDDVDRFTGVFQTGRKNFVELVQADDLILGCFTDNSGLSTGTVTGSVVDGVALLSWRSDQGITGTAFLTVDNTGALAGVRYRQRSRSVWAGPVAPEGTTTPCSPTPAATETSAPPDPIVTALETEGVARLYGIYFEVDSDVPKPSATGALERLLAALTAAPDLVVDIEGHTDSDGEDAYNLDLSNRRAQSVVNWLVGQGIDGARLGPVGKGETEPVASNDTADGKALNRRVDIRRQ
- a CDS encoding pyridoxamine 5'-phosphate oxidase family protein translates to MEYIKDIDALEALYGEPGAVSLRKVTPGLTPLYRKWIMASRLCILSTVGPDGTDGSPRGDDSAVVQELDARTLAMPDWRGNNRLDTLRNIVSDGRVSLMFLVPGSNNVMRINGRAQLTTDATLRARFDKGGRQPATVIVISIHEVYSQCARALLRADIWGGADDSADLPTIGQIMAEITDGEEGGAAYDDAWAARAAKTMW
- a CDS encoding lysophospholipid acyltransferase family protein, whose translation is MSGIAFAIQWVRSLLFVGQIYLMMPVIGLVFAPWAMFSRNGARICCKTYSRWVFWTASWMVGIKTEVRGTPPTGETLIASKHQSFLDIMMIFTALPAAKFIMKKEILWTPIIGQYARLLNCVAVDRGKRGAAIEKMVADVASGQQEAGQLIIYSQGTRIKPGVKAPYKVGTGVLYEQLNQPCVPVATNVGVLWPRKGIMRYPGVAIVEFMEPIAPGLRRDVFMAKLEHDVEARSDALMREAGFDPDGVH
- a CDS encoding cell division protein FtsX, encoding MKLNSRAIASLLTGDVQADRIVPPTGFTAQLTIFVSGAMAFLVVFALALSLATGRLAERWGNELAQSATVRITAPQNQMAAQTAAAVRVLETTAGIETVRVLSLEEQQVLLAPWFGPDVPLADLPVPQLIEVVQDKPGYDAAGLRLRLQAEAPGAVLDDHTRWRTPLVHAADRLRLLGWVSIVLIGLTMAAMITLAANAALAANAQLIAVLRLVGAKDNYIAKAFVRRFTLRAFVGAAAGMILGLAAVFLLPSASDEGGFLTGLGYQGRHWLLPMVIPFAAAVVAFSATRFAAQRTLAELA
- a CDS encoding cell division ATP-binding protein FtsE, whose amino-acid sequence is MIELENVAYSYGGGELLSDISVKLSAGSFHFLTGPSGAGKTTLLKLCYGALLPTSGHVRLFDTDVRALTRDDVAMLRRRVGVVHQDCQFLDHLSVSENLALPLTVSGRDAAGEAENLRELMQWVGLSSRGDALPPELSGGERQRAALARAVIMSPDVVLADEPTGNVDWEMSQRLLRLLVELNKMGKTILIATHDLALIRAAKSEVQARVLRISNRRLQLAGADL
- a CDS encoding zinc-ribbon domain-containing protein, which translates into the protein MRLICPNCGAQYEVPDEVIPLDGRDVQCSNCGDTWFQSHPDHAQATDDDLETLTADDDAEEQDQAPEPEDQPETKPEESAEPKPDAEEKPRRDLDPAVAEILQQEAAHEASKRSSEKSSNLETQPDLGLQAAEDDATRRSREARERMARMRGEGSETPVADNAADALGSRRDLLPDIDEINSTLRSASDRQTDIGDAGVYEDVEIMRKRSGFRRGFTLTILIAAILAVIYVFAPKISETVPQAEPALNSYVILVDNGRVVLDGYVTSILEWLDEKASGGAGG
- a CDS encoding TIGR02302 family protein, whose protein sequence is MASFSRHEMRRSLKSLRWPVRLTQNGMVAERALRSFWPFLSLCLAVIGLLMLGVQDMLALEVLWGGVVLSALGALVFLMLGIRSFAWPTRAEAVAKLDATLPGRPIQALMDDAAIGADDASAMAVWRAHQSRMAARTKDAKPVQPDLRISRRDPFALRYVAVLVFLVALLFGSVWRVGTVGNLAGASAAVPNGPTWEGWVEPPRYTGLPTVYLNDITDPSLRVAQGSTITLRLYGEVGALNVTETVSPAMSDVPAEGQASPTQEFTVTRSGNITINGEGGRSWAVDLVSDTPPQIEITGPAEASAVGEMTLPFEARDDYGVEFGTARITLDLDSVDRRYGLAAQPDPREAIVVPLPTPITGDRRNYAESLIENFSQHPFSNLPVIVTLNAQDALEQSTQAAGKPMTLPGRRFFDPMAAAVIEQRRDLLWAASNAGRIAQVLRAVSHRPDEVFRSETAYLRLRTILRRIEALAPYGVSPEQQDEIALAMWDLAIMLEEGDLSDALERLRRAQEQLAEAMKNGASDQEIAELMQELRDASDDYIRQLSRQAQQEGEQSDERQSAENSMQMTQDDLQAMMDRIQELMEQGRMAEAQQALQELQQMMENMRVTQGQGQGGQSPGEQAMEGLAETLREQQGLSDQAFRDLQEQFNPGAQAGESQGNEGRNGGQGRGQSHEGQGGQGQGNGEEQGDNQAQGSGSLADRQQALRQELGRQQGNLPGAGTPEGDAARDALDRAGRAMDGAEEALREDDYAGAIDQQSEAMEALREGMRNLGEAMAQEQRNQPGQGTAEGNRQAQNRDPLGRNAGSNGSMGTDEGLLQGEDVYRRARELLDEIRRRSGDGDRPDIELEYLKRLLDRF
- the lysA gene encoding diaminopimelate decarboxylase gives rise to the protein MDHFLYKNGVLHAEDVPLSEIAATVGTPFYAYSTATLLRHFRLFDDALAGMDHLVCYAMKAASNQAILKTLANAGAGMDVVSGGEYLRAKAAGVPGDKIVFSGVGKTADEMRMALTVGIRQFNVESEPEMALLNSVALELGKIAPITIRVNPDVDAKTHAKIATGKSENKFGIPIARARDVYATAGAMPGLDVIGIDVHIGSQLVDLAPFEQAYLKVAELTEQLRADGHDIRRLDLGGGLGIPYARSNEAPPLPSEYGALIKKCVGHLGCEVEIEPGRLIVGNAGVLVSEVIYVKSGEGRDFLILDAAMNDLIRPAMYDAYHDIVPLLEPDAAVEQQPYDIVGPVCESGDTFAKQRMMPPLDAGDLVAFRSAGAYGAVMSSEYNTRPMIPEVLVNGDQFAVIRSRPTFDEMINRDTIPEWL